In the genome of Harmonia axyridis chromosome 4, icHarAxyr1.1, whole genome shotgun sequence, the window AGAATTTTCATGTTggtaattttcaaaatgtgAATGTTATATTAATAtgcaatttcaagaagaatctGATTTTGACATATTTTGAGTGGCTGTGATTTTAGTAATTTTTCCAGAATATATGGCTTTATTAATGGATGATCTTATATGAAATGAAGGTGACAGAGTCCTCTGAATTGCTatttataattgtattttttaattttaaaattatttgtaATATAGTGAATTTCTCGCAAATTGTTAGGACTTTGTCTGTATTTGAGctgctaaaattattcaaggtaCTGGTTTCCTGAATAATAATCAGGGATTGATAAGAATTATTTAATTACGATTGATTTCTCATACGTAAATGTTGAGACAGATTTTGCCAAACTGTTATCGAACATTTATATTAATACCGATTCTACGAGACGATTAAAACAAAAGATTACCAACTCTCAAACTGtagttttaattcaattttattcccTATTTACATGAAAAATTTATCTTGGTGAAATGTCTTCCTCCACTGTTTATTAGAAATGATTTGTTTTTTACTCACAACATACATGAAATAAgtgcaaaatgaaaaatatcacgATTCTAGAGCAATATCCAACAGTATTGGATATTGAAAATTGTGTTTGCAAGACTAACAAGCGAACCAAAAGCAGGTGCGTGTAGTTTTGGGATATACTTCGGAAAGGATTAAAAAATTGACTTTTTTATTGAGGAAAGAAAACATCCGTTCCACATGAACATTGTGTTCCAGAATTGCGAGAATATATTGGACATTTTGATGAGATTTGTCTTTATTTCATGTTCTTTTCAGAAATTACATCTATTTTTCGTGTATGTTTTTAGCTTTCCACTCATCTGACATTTCTGCGTTAGTGAAAGAATTGAAATAGATAgataaattttttataaaatgaatCTTCAAGCGTGAAACCTTTCCCATTAAAATTTCCAACAGTTTCTTCTACTAGCTTTCATTAAGGAACAGCATTCAAAAACattcatacaaatatattgaattttgtcATTGGCCGAGTCCACTATATTCGAGATATCGGGTGTTGTGAAAAATCTCTGACATCACTGTCGAATTTAATTTATTACATTATATTCATTGTGCTAGCATTCTTTAGTTTGTTATAGACTTGTCTCGTTTGGTTCCcaaaatatatatttagtaatcttccattcaactctttcttagtacctatcctctcaattaatttttactttaataacactaattattgatttttcaatcggtttgtcaatcagaaatgctttACTAGAAATAGACTATGAAgagccaaaaaaaaatcgattacaACTTTTGAGTCACTTTTTTCAGCTATGAAAATTTTTGTCAAAggcacccatagcttcagcaagcgttcaatagttagaagtagtgaaagccatcgaattctaaGCAGTGTTGTGAAGTATGTGCGCTGGATAACCGATAGTTTTGATGTCTTTGGAAAAATCTcgtttaattaaaaaaaactctCCTTTATTTTACTTTGAAGTAAGTACCTACTTGTGCTATCCGCACTGacagtgaaaatattttatatggaaatattaaggtctTCTAaggattcaattcaaaataaagtgattgtatAAGACGATTTATTTGGCCATGtgtccaattttaataattttattttcaatccttcagtTTCTGAAGAAAGCAGCAGAAACAGCATTTCAGCTTTATGATTattggaatccgttgagattccattaaaccaattttgtctcacctactctatataaggaaatatgaatgtCATAACagtcaaattactgaccgggacgCATTTTTCAGTTTCCTAAGGGACTAGCGCAATCAGTTACTCTAATCCATTAGGGAACGGAGACGCGCGAGGCAACTCCGCTAACCCTACGTGGTTAGCGCAACTCATACACATTGTATATTTATGGTGTCCCATTTaattagaaatcaattatcgttTTGGAGATATAGATCAGAGTTGATCACCCTATATATGGCTTAACTGGAATTATACAGATAATTAAttcaatatcgaaataaatgCAATATGTCCGAtgagacacctcatataaaagaAAAAGCATAAGTTTTTCACCCGTTTTAGAGATATTGAGTTATTCACTTAACttcttgatgaaaaaatttagtgAAAACCGATTCTTTTCGAAAAATCTGCGGTAAAAAATATAGGTCTCCTATTTAAAAAACATCAAATCTCCTCAATATCTGTAACGGTAATTATTGATTTCTATTATCTACTATGAGTAGGTAtcatataaatttatttatatgtgaAAAACAGGCCTTAAGTcttttatagttctcgagatgttttCAGTGAGAATAGAATTTGGGACATCATATACATTTGAAATAAACACACAGACAAAGGTCATGGCATTGTTACTGAAAAGATGACCTATTTATCCGAAACATCGAATCAAAAGTGTGCTTGCAACTTTACTTCTGTCGAAAGGTATTGGGTTTTAAAATTGCACAATATGAGAAGGTGTGCcagataatttttattcactTAAACTGACTTTCTTCAATTAAAACAACCAAAATCTGTGATctaaaaaagatatttttatggaaaaaacggATGGATCAATTTGggattttaaattattcaataaaatatttgtagtTTGAGTATAATAATTAGGATTGTTATTCTCAAAAATTAGATATTCAAATAACTTTACACAGGTACCTTGCTCAATATGAATGTCagctttcatttttatttataccCACAGTCGAGATCAATTGTTATTGAAGTTAAGGTGAATTCTCAATATCGAatactatttatttttttttttgtataaactAACTATTCatagaagaataaaaaattaaattccaaTGTATCGTGGGGAGAAATAAACTACCGAATGATATAGAGAATTATAAATGCAGAACCTATTAAATCAGAGAGCTAAATtgagaaattaaataaaaacccAACTTAAATATGCCTGatctcaagaaaaatatttcaattgtcaTTTTAAAcacaaatataataatataggtGTATatgcacaattttttttcggcaaccgtccgggaagtgagcacttcccggacgctttttctctgagaaagtagcatttcccggcctagtccggaaagtacgtacttcccggactaggccggaaaagaatcatagaatccataacaaccgagataacggctgacagttcatatgaaattagttgtcaaaaatttgcatgtttttttatcgcaatcgtaataaaatatggaaagcagcagcgatagtgttattttacatggttgccgaaaaaatattgtacgcaacacgcccgaaaatggtttttttggactcacagacttccaggactcgcttacgctcgtcctggaattttgtctattcgtccaaaaaaaccctattttccggacttgttacgtaaattactattttgcgtgtacagtccattcaggaattattgacatcgaagtaggccatgaacgtctagtcgcggctttatttctggttacaaaaatatcactaaaaattgctatggttcatcatagaaatgaccagtttaaattattttcatcatttttgtatccgaaagatcctgaattttcgaaattacgattattacgaagggacgcatacagtcatgatttcataaattgaaattcagattatataacgtaaaaatatagtgaaatgctatctcatttcaaggaaattcaatgaagagatatctattcatttaagagtcgctcatgaaagatcccattgaagatcattaaaataggcATATTCCTTTTCGCCAAAGGCTctacaaaaattgttgcattactgatggacactggataccaacctgcttgcaaaattcttattaaatcactcttatggatcattttaactgtggtgtctaaactggtaaagaaaacagaaaaaactggttgataaatttaaatagtgtagcttagtgaatggaagagccgtatcataataagacagaaataaaattcaaagaatccatgcatttagtatatgaaaaattttgacatcacagttgtactgtaactttcaaaattggaaccaatttatcagccgatgtgtaaattactttctaaagtcactatttattgaaactgttcatgacatgaatgattgattaaacttgtatgaaaaatataggtactatttgaactcgagttttctgttttttattgaaatgcttgtatactagtttctattaaattacataaattattttgcccataacagctttaactcactcactaaaagcatttttgcatgaaattattttcaattctattattatcttcaagggggtaagagatgaagaaattcttgaagttactcttctgaatatatttttcaattaaatactcagtaaaaattctataaagcaattggaattaattagatttttggattactcattgaagaacaaaacacagatataacaatacttaatttcaatatagaatataaataagctatagatgcaatgccaagacttggtttagcaatccaatcataaaataattctctcttcatagatttatataatcctcatgatcaccactgtcaaaacaaaacatccaggtaaaaatccaaatatccagcattcaaaatagtgctccttctacttttacccttgaatatacttgaaaaacattttgttttctttctagagtccactgttgaataatgctggcattttcaaataaccaagtttcctccagataaatgaatttcacattttgttgcaaatattctctgtattcaccataaaatcgtactcaacttattatatttttctgtttatcaataagaattttccttttattaactgttttgaacttgtaaccaattacgtttatgtaatgttgtctttgattgattaaaatccagatgctttttggtcaatttTCATCCAGGCtcatatattggttgcttttggctcgggttttggtaacaatcaaatcattcaatgattctttgaaggtgaaatcgtattgcacaggttttcttccactaataatccaggttgtaatgacttgccttcttcttttttcaaacagtactgtgagatatactcaaataaactaatcaatgtgtgtttgaaattgatacaacttttaagtttcaaaatttcttcgatcaaaaccaataacacaaacatactgaaatctaacctcttgtcaatgacatttccaatgccaacccgaaatctgcaattcaaaatgttactgaatgagccagtaccaacttaatttcgattttccatagccacccgggatgtcaataattcctgaatggactgtacattAATAATTAGTTTATCTATGGCTCCCACTCCTTGAATAacatctgaaaataagaatgcagcgccaaggtgGGCAGACGAAGAactataaatattgacattgtccaaattgatcatttcacgttacccttcaattattacagtcccaacaaagtattacaaatgctaatgtattgaatatcttTAGGATTTCTCcacttgttttgtttttttttcccaattttcgtCTTATTGCCAATTGTTAATTTGTATGTACATTCCGAGGAACGTGAGGGAGTGCAATGGTAGAAACAGCCATTTTGTCTAGGTACTGTTGCACATCTCTCGATGTTTTtgaatgtaataaataaaaactgtGAAATTAATGTACTTTAAATGTGAcaataaattttgatttgatctttaggaatactacagaaagtcACATgtctatttttcatttatttattaagatataactcaatttacataagatatttctaaaaataaataaaataattttatataactATGCTACTTGGAACTAATCATATTAATATCTATTTATCCAATTATATTATGGCATgactaatgaaaattcaattgaaaatatttcataatatgtgatagagaagtatcaAAAGTatgccctgaaaaaaaatataaagaatttcATAGTACATGTCCAAAAATATCTGAGGGATTTTCCCAATATTGTGTAACGGTACCTCAgttttgaagatttcaaaataaaaaattcagtatGATTTTCTGATTgtctattataaatattttttttgagaaatcaatTTATGAACAACTGGTCTATTTGCTGCATACTAATTGGAAAATGCtgtatttcatcatttttaaataataattcctTAAAAATCTATGTTCTGCAAATACTGAATTGTAGCAATTGTAAATATATCTTTAACTTTCTTCATAAGAGACCACTCCAATTTACAtcctaaaattttgaatatcttaaTACGCTGATTGACTCTTTCAATATGTACTCGAGCAGCtggtattttattattatagcaTCCTGTGAACTTCCTAACTTCAAAATCAGGTcacatttgttgaaaaatagtttttcagATGCTCTTCCGCCATATGGTTCACTAATGAAAGTAATTAAACCAACAGGGGAAACACCCATCATAAATTTAACTGTGTTATTTGATTCGCACCGAGAGTAAAATCTAATTCGGCAGCAAAGGCATTTTGGATTTTGtatgaatatttatttccaAACAATCTAGGACAAttctaatattttcgaaaatattcaaaacattctGGCATGTTTTTCTGTATTTCAGGGAAATCTGGAAATGTTATAAAACTACTTAGAACTCTACTTAACATGGGTAGCATTTCATAaatgtatctttggcacaattcatgtgaaatgccaaaaaaaaagagataatgtcacatatgttagatcacatttcaattttgttagtACTGAAACAATACGCTGGTTGTTGAAAGATgtgatctttgatcactgtaaactgattgtactgcttctactGTTGTATCTAATACTTTtatattattgagaccagtaaaactATTTAAagcactatctgttgttatcaggtcacacaaagaagacactttaggagtattcacttgcacttcAAAATCttcgaaagttttttttttaatcaggctgaccctgaagaagctgtaatagaccttgtgcaatttcaatttcatcttGGGAAGGAGTTTGTACAGAAGGTTTGATTTCTTCATaagagcattcttcagcaacaagtttttctttgtCCCAATCTTTTagatctactactagaacattcaggttTTTTCTTTGTGGTAGTAGATCCAAcaggaagatttctggaaggcacagcagtatttttcaaaaaccttctttgtgtagaactggaactcaaatataacgtattttttctttgttatagTGTCCATCTTCAACGCGCACTCAAACTGAACTGAGTGAACTAACCACAAAACTGTCGCAAAAGAttatgtagtacgaaatctcatctttctaacgtcatttagtggaacccgatcggacttagtGAACGCAAAATACATAAAActaaagctatctattggaaaaaaaatattaaaaactaaaTGAGTgcatattttttgttaattcaggatattttatatttataaggtccgcgaggggcggcctgaatgcccataaaactcggcatttcagggcgaataatggaattgagttcagaccagtctacaACTAAACATATGTTCAAAACTTGCACTGACAACGAGAAGATTAAAGACTTTCACATCTCTTACCGAGACCGTCGAAATAGTATctgcaacgacccaagtgaccagcgaccttaagaatcgattagacatattatcatcttcttcaaactcttttagtgggttgaaataaattgaagacGTATTTTTATCccattcttttatttccctaaattatccctggccgtgaactactctagtcacagtataaggaccacaacccacaaatTGGTGAACCTGTCGTGATTTGAAGAAGAATCGGATCCCGAAAAAAAATGTCACTAGAAGCCCAGGTATCAAGAGTCGCCGTCCGGATGCCAGAATTTGTCGCCACCGAACCCGATTTATGGTTCGCCATGGTTGAAGGAAGTTTCCGCATCGCGGGGGGGTGACACAGGACCAAACTAAGTTTGGCTATATCGTGGGTGCCCTACCAGCCAAATATGCAACGGAGGTGAAGGACATCATTATAAATCCACCTACCGGCGAGGCCTACCACAAATTAAGGACGGAGCTGATACGACGTCTGCGTGCCATACAAGAGGAGAAGACCTGACGCCTCCTGGAGCGAGAAGAAGATACAGTAAGCCCTTACAGTTTCTTCGCCATTTACAGGGCCTTGCTGATCCAGCCGTTCCGGAGAGCCTGATGAAATCACTCTGGATGAACCGTCTATCCCGGAATGTCCAGGTGTCGTTGGCCATCGTGAAAGACAGCAGCCTTCAAGACTTAGCCGTCCACGCAGACCACATAATGGAAGCATTCCGACCTCCCGTCCAAATGGTGAACGAGACGACTGGCATAGAGGCCATCATCAGTGCTAAGTTAGCACAGCTCACACTAGGTCTGAACCAGGAGATAGTTACGCTGAGAACAGAACTAGCAGGCCACGAAGACAGATCCCGAAGAGACAGGAGCCGAGGCCGTTCCCAGCATTGTCCAAGAAGCAATAGTCTAGGCCGACAGCCAATTGACAGCAAGTGCTGGTACCATTGGAAATTTGGAGCCAGGTCCACTAGATGCAGACAGCCCTGCAACTACACCTCGGAAAACGAGAGGGGCCTTCACTAAGGGCGGCCAGTGATCCCAGCCCAACGACGTGCCGCCTGTTCATCACCGATAGGGACTCCAAGCTGCAGTTTCTGGTCGACATTGGAGCAGATCTGTGCGTCTCCCCACGAAGTGCAGTCAACGGTAGAAGAGAGAAGTCTGACTACGTCCTAACAGCAGCCAATGGGACACCCATCGCAACGTAAGTACAACCACCCTCACGCTGAACTTAGGACTACGCCGAGATATCACCTGGAGGTTTGTCATAGCAGATGTATCCAAACCCATTATCGGTGTCGACTTCCTGAGCTTCTACACCTGCTCGTGGACGTAAACCAAAGACTTATGGACGGAACCACCCAACTCACTACTCGAGGAGAAGTGACTGAGCGCAATATCCCAGAAGTCAAGACAGTCAACGGATTCTCCAGATACCATCAGCTATTAATGTCTTTCCCAGAAATTACCCGACCAGAAGGAGCCCCCGAACGAATCACACACCAGACCACGCATCACATCAAAGCGACCCATGGACCACCAATTGCATCGAGACGCTTGGCACCAGAGAAATTCAAGGCAGCCAAAAAGGAGTTCGAAGCAATGCTCCGGCTAGGAATCACCCGTCCGTCCAACAGTCCATGGTAGTCCCCGCTACACCTCGCACCGAAGAAGGGTTCAGAAGAATGGAGACCGGACTATCCCCGACCAATATCCTGTGAGGCACATGCAGGACTACGCCCACACCCTCCAAGGGAAGAAAATCTTCCCTACTCTTGATCCATTGCGAGCGTACAACCAGATTCCCCTAGCCGAAGAAGACATACTTAAGACCGCCATCACTACTCCATTTGGGTTATTTGAGTTCCCATTCATGACTTTTGGACTCAGGAACGCTGCTTAGACCTTCCAGAGGTTCATCGATGAAGTTCTACGAGGACTAGACTTCTGCTTCAGCTACATCAATGACACCTTGAACTATGCAGAATTAGCCAGATCACAAGAGGACGACAACGAGCTACGGAGATATCTTCAAGGCGATACAGGTTTGCTGATCCGGATGGATCAACCACCTTGGTGTACTGCGATACGTCGACTCCCCAAGCAAGTACATTCCTGACGAAGCTATTCCGGAGAGTAGCATTCGACACAATCCACAGATTGGCACACCCTGGTACCAATGCGACTACGAAGATGGTGAAGCAACGTTTCGTTTGGCCTTCAGTTAACGCAGATTGCAGGAAATGGTCCCGCACCTGCTTAGAATGTCAGCGATCCAAGGTTACTCGGCACGTAATCACTCCACCAGGGACATTCACGCCACCGGTACGTCGATTTGATCATGTACACATGGACATTATCGCCATGCCGTACGCCGAGGGTTACCGATAGTGCCTTACCTGTGTCGACCGATTTACCAGATGGCCAGAAGCAATTCCCCGGCAGAACCAGGAGGCATCCACCATCGCTAAGGAGTTTTACACGAATTGGATAGCGAGGTTCGGCACTCCACTCCGGATCACCACAGATCAAGGGAGACAATTCTGCAAGCCTGTTCAACGAGCTATGTAAGTTGACTGGCACAAACCACATTCGATCCACAGCATACCACCCAGCAGCCAACGGTATGGTCGAAAGAATCCATCGACAGCTCAAGGCAGCAATCAAATGCCACAGCAACGACCGATGAACCGAAACGCTTCCCAGTGTCCTTCTGGGAGGAGAGCAGCCTGGTGGGAAGACATGAAAGCAACCGCTGCAGAAATGGTATCCGTATACCATTTCTAATGGCTCTCCGTAGAGCCATTAATATTGCCCGGAGAATTTCTATCAACAAGTACGGATGACAGTCAGACACAGCCGACTTCGTAGTGGATCTGAGGCAACAAATAAGAAGAATTAGACCCATCAACGCCAACCCCCATGGAGAACGTGTTCAATCAATTGGAAACGTCACCATTCGTTTTCGTCCGACATGAGGGCCCAAAATTAGGCCTGCAGAAACCCTACGACGGACCATACGAAGTTTTCAAAAGAGATCCAAAACATTTCGTCATCAAGATCAATGACACGGAAACAAAACGGTGACAATCGACCGATTAAAACCAGCTTACATATTCGATAATTTTGAAACTGAAGAGCACGAGGAAGATCACAAAGAAGATCCAGTAGAAAACGAAGCCAATGATCAACCAGTATCCCCGGAAACAAGAAAAACCAGATCCGGTAGGAAGGTACATTTTCCAAAGAAGTACCTAACAATTTGTTGGTCATATAGTATGTACTCAAGGATCTCATATATGCGACATCGGCAACTTGAAGTCGATGAGTTGTAAGAGGGCAATTCCATGgatgaaattgaagaatttcatgtcATCCAAAGAGATTTTCTTGATTGTTGTATTttccgaatgagcggccaaaaatgaatttgaGTTCATATCATAGAGGAATATGAAGGCTATAAATGATAAATTTATCGTGCACTTCGTTTTTCTGTATCAACCTAGATTATTACCCCACGAAAGATAGTTATACAAACAAACCCATCAGTACATCGAGTGAAAAAGCTCACGAGATCGAACagatagatatcttgatttgtACTCCAGTTACAGgtcatttctgaaaaaaaaaatcaaatattccaATATATTGAGATAGTTTAATTTAATAAATGGCGAATTTCGATCTTGATGATGGTTCCGCGGCCgttaaaatcaaatttatttttcaaaactgtAAAcagttatataataataactaacagttttttttttatttttcttcttcagagTTTACTTCATATTTCATACTGTATaatacattatattatattgaataaactcatatctatctatctatattctgctttctgttcgagatttccgaaaaataatttttatggttcatcTGATACTCAGAACAAAtaatagaaatcaattaccaTTTTACTGATATAGAGGAAAGTTGCtattttttaaatgggacacctaTATTTTTAGCGCAGTTTTTCACAGCATATTTTTGAAAAGCATCGGTTTATTAACCCAATCGAAACACTGGCTGTTGCAATCATCAATAGGTTGCAATCATCAATTGGTTCTAACTTACTAGTTAGAACCAAAATGTTTATTGATGATTGCAACAGACGAGGTACTCCTCGTACTCGCTTTCATTGGTCATGTCACATTTTAGAATTCGGCATTCACCATCACTCTTTTATGAGACCTTCCATAATTTCCATTGCAATAAGGCATGAccacaatgaaaataaataaacaaggTACCTAATCGGGAAAATACGTAATTTTTTACTTCAGATAGGCAAAAATATCGGCCGGTACCTATCGGCTTATGTGCATAACCCCATTATTCCCAATGTATTCCTGCTTATTTTGTCAATTACTTTGCAGCTTCTGGGCATCAGCAGTACTGAATGGACAAAGAGAaatttgagtgtatttcaagcTTTCCCAAATATTAGAACCCTCTAAGTATCAAAGCTCTCTAATCTTCCTACTAAGTTCAGTAAACATTAATGATATAGTCTCCCGTGATCGGCACTCTTTCTCAAAATAAGGACGTTGGCTTTGTAAGACGCCAGTCCATCGCGATAGAATTGGTTTATTTTACCGT includes:
- the LOC123678633 gene encoding uncharacterized protein LOC123678633, producing the protein MSLEAQVSRVAVRMPEFVATEPDLWFAMVEGSFRIAGGQICNGGEGHHYKSTYRRGLPQIKDGADTTSACHTRGEDLTPPGARRRYSKPLQFLRHLQGLADPAVPESLMKSLWMNRLSRNVQVSLAIVKDSSLQDLAVHADHIMEAFRPPVQMVNETTGIEAIISAKLAQLTLGLNQEIVTLRTELAGHEDRSRRDRSRGRSQHCPRSNSLGRQPIDSKCWYHWKFGARSTRCRQPCNYTSENERGLH